In Hyperolius riggenbachi isolate aHypRig1 chromosome 1, aHypRig1.pri, whole genome shotgun sequence, the genomic window ATGGAGAGGGACCCATAAAATCAACCTCCGGCCACACGCGTGCACtttgcccctcccccttcccctccagCTACAACAACACAAGCAGTCACGCGCTAGCCATCACATGACCCCACATTTGTAGGATACGCCCATATTACAGGATTCAGCCAATGGGTAGGCCATGTAGGCGCGGCCGAAAATTCCCCATATAATCGCGCCGGCGTCTTCCAATGCCTGTAGCTCCAGTCCAGAGATCCCGGGGTCAGGTATGTAGAGGTGATGATGGCAGGAATGTGTGTCTCGCTGTGCATACGGCTGTGCATAGGGAGTTCCTGTATCGGCTGAAGGCTAGCGATGCCGCTGCTTACTGATCGTCTGTATAGTGGCCGCCGCTCACTCACAGGTCTGTGGCCAGCCGGGTTCCATCGCGCATTCCTTAGCATGGGGCTGTTATATAATAAgcgggagggtcagtgagctgagCGTGTGATGCGCGCTGCAGTCATCAGCTGGATGGATGACTGACTGCATCCTCTGCCTGGGACACAAacacccctcctgctggggatggGCAGCCTGCTGTCTTCCGGCGTCCTCGCTGCTCCCGGCTGGAGTGTTTGATGAGCCCTATTCCCCAACATTACGGGTACAGCTGTCGGAACACCTGCTCTGGAATTGCGCCACTTCGGCACTCAACAATGTTTAGGGGTGGTGGGCTGTGTTACCTCTAGAAAGGCTGAACGTTTTTGTGTCCTTATGAAGGACCCAATTCCTCAGGTGACCATGCTACAGGATGTAGGTAACTGAGGGCTTCTACATTCTATAATCTGgtaactgggggagggggagagaaactTTTGAACTAGCAGATCGGGGCTGTTATCATCCCGCAGTAATGTTTACTGAGAGGGGGTTGGGAACCTTTGTTCCTACCATGACCCAACCCCCATCCTCCTTTACACTCCATTGTCTGGATTGCCTTGTCCTTTAGGCAATGGGCACACTTGTGGCATTGTTTAAGAAAATGCAAGTTATGCTTTCCTAAAGACTCTTTGTAAACCATTGCACTGTGTGCAATTCCTATTACTGTCATGCAATTCCTATTACTGTCATGCTAAGAATTTAGGTTTTTAGTGGGTTCAAGTGTGATCCCTGTCTTAAAGTATATCTGAGATGGGGAAATACCTGTGACTTCCATCAAGCTTTAACCCTCCCATGCTGTCCTCATTTGTCTGCAGTTGGCCCTGGTCAGTCCTTCACCTGTGTGGCCCTAGGTAcaaacaggtgcagaatgctcccagggacAGGAGCATGTGTGACTGGGCTGAGCTGACTGGATGACTTACTGGGGCCAGTTGCAGACAAATGGGGAGGATGGTGTGGGAGTGATGGGGCCGGAGGAAGTTGCAGGTGTGGTTTTGGTTtttttccaacccccccccccccccacaaacacacaccatactTGTATGTAACAGGTTTTCTCTTTCCCTGTTTGCAGATTGAATCATGGTGCTGTTTGTAGTAGCTATTGGCTTGTGCCTAGCAACTGGCTTTGCTTTTCCTCACAATGATCCAGCAATTATGGATGAAACGTGGGGCATCTTTACAAGGATGTATAATAAGAAATATTCAGAGGTAAGTTGGTTGtgggtgtttgttttgtttgttgttttttttcccccccagtgGAAGGCTGAACTTGTTTCAGTTGCCAAACATCGAGTACAGCATCCCAATAGCAGCATGGTAGATTTTTACACTTACCCATTGTGTTGCCCTGCTTTATGCATCCCTGCTGCATGTGCCATGCAAGTTGATGTAGAGCTGACATAatcaacaaagggatgatttgcatttttagcagtgatgcattgtgggagatcatatgctcactccaacctgaattgtaAATGTCTTCTATTTTcacaaggcaaacttctgttttgggaGGGCAGGCATAATTTACGTACAGGCCCTGGTCTCAGTCCATAAACAGCTTGGCAGAATCTACTAATGTCATTTAGGTTGGGTAAAAGGCTACAAACTACcttttttagggcccattcacacttgaagtgGCAAAACAGTAGTGCTTAGCAATATTGTTTTGtgcatgtgtgggtttttttcttttttttttttacagcaattaGCGTGGTAAATGTGATTCCTGACAATTGCATTCAGGTCGCCACCGCCCACCCCAATAAATTGCATTAGCTGCTGTGAGGTGGgatcacatttgtctttcagcttTCTAAACTTTTCAGAAAACTAAGACAAATGTGACTCCTGCCTTAAGGGGATTGCAGCCATGTACAAGCAAGTCACAAATCGACCATTCCCTGAGTAATCAGGTGgtggcttaaggtagccatacactggtcgatgtgccatcagatcgaccagctgacagatccctatctgatcagagagggatcgtatggctgcctttactgcaaacagattgtgaatcgatttcagcctgaaaccgatcacaatctgttcagctgctcctgccgcctgtcctccccccgcgcatacattacctgaggctggctcccgggcatcttctccgcattgcacggctctgttccggctccatcccggcgcttcctgtgttactccgtgaccaggaagttcaaatagagcgccctctatttgaacttcctgggtcactgcagtgacccaggaagcgccgggatggagcgggtgcagtgctgagaagacgcccgggagcccgcatcaggtaatgtatttttcatcggatcggccgccgctagcgacgcgcactttacccgcgggcgatcgagggtaatttcggatcgacggaccgatccgatttcgggaggaaatcggatcgtcgtcggcgtttaccgcgaacgattggcagcagattcgatcccaggatcgaatctgctgtcgaaacggccgggaatcgggccagtgtatggccacctttacacagctTAGCTTAGGTCTCACCTGCTGGTGTgcttgcgtgtttttttttttttttttttttttttttttaaatccatgctGGCCCAGAGTAGTGTGGTAGTGAGCAGGCCACAGTTTGCAACCAGTCTGGCTACAGCCAACTAATTATACATGCACCTGCCTACTTTTCACAATAGCTGAATACAGAATACTACAGGTGCCCAAAACAGGTTTACTAGAATAGTTCTGTTAAGGGTTTAATATAAtgctagggctcgtttccactatcgtgaatctgcacgcagatttgcataacaatacaagtggatgggcctgtttccacttgtcaggaattctttggttttctgtgcaggaaaaatctgcacagcaaagCCACCAGAATTCGTACACTGCAAGGTGGTGTGAGATTCTAAtactatgtatttaataggaaattcgcatgtgtTTTCACTATACAATTTTTCCATGCAAATTCATGTACATTTTGCctaaaaatcaatgtaaaagcacacacatGCACCGACATCGTTAAATTTGcatatttgcattaaaatttgcatccgcatgcaaattcatcTTcgtactgcacaagtggaaacatgcTTACGCCCATATACTGGTGCTtgacctggacatttagttttactataacaagattttgTACATGAATGCTTTGATAAGCATGCAAATAAACATGGTTAACCGTAAAATCTTTTTCAGAGGGAAGTTATTGTTCGGAGGACGATATGGGAGAAAAATGCCTATAAGATCATGAAGCACAATATGGAATACCGTGAGGGAAAGCACACTTACACACTTGCAATGAACCAGTTTGGAGATCTGGTAAGTACTAGATGAGTTTTAAGGCTCAGACTGACTTTTAGCTCTTATCAGCATTTGCTCACTAAGGTAAAACTTGCTACTTTTTATTAGGAGAGTTGCGTTCAGCTATATTTCTGTTGTGTACCAAGCAACACTGCTCTGTTAAGGCCTTGCGCACACTTAGTGTCTAGCCTGTACAGCTACCCTGGGCGTCCATGTCAATCTATTGCTGATAAGCTTGGCTCTTATCTTTGCTGCCTGTGACTACCTTGGGTGCCCTTTTTCCTGCTTCGCTATGTGTAACCATATCTTGTGTCAGCTCAAGCATTGTCTACATTTCCCATGCAAAGCCATGGTCAGTCagcactaaggccttgttcacatagtACAGAGCGCTTTTGTAAgggcttttccctgcgcttttttTGAGCGATCTGCACTTTGAAGAGAAAAAGCTTGCCGAATAGCTTTTTCAAGCAATTTCCCTATACTTCGCATTAgtgcaggacccgtgtttgcaCTCAAAAGTAAGCTTTGctcatgtgacaaacaaaacaggcACACAGAGCCCAACATAGTGTACTATGCACTAGTAAATGAAGGTGTGTGcgcaatatactcacaagtcagggttactgcacaggcaactgctgtaaaagcaggtggggagattagacctgtccccactcaggcttaaaggtggccatacactggcccgattcgtggccgtttcgacagcagattcgatcctgggatcaaatctgctgccaatcgttcgcgctaaacgcacccgccgatccgatttcctcccgaaatcggatcggtccgtcgatcgcgccgtgcgggaaattaccctcaatcgcccgcgggtagggtgcgcgtcgctagcggcggcccatccgatcaggtatacattacctgacgctggctcccgggcgtcttctccgcgctgcaccgctctgttccggctccatcccggcgcttcctgagtcactgcagtgaccaggaagttcaaatagagggcgctctatttgaacttgctggtcacggagtgacacaggaagcgccgggatggagcaagaacagagtggtgcagcgcggagaagacgcccgggagccagcttcaggtaatgtatacggggggcacaggcggcaggagcagctcaacagattgtgatcagtttcaggctgaaatcgattcacaatctgtttgcagtaaaggcagccatacgatccctctctgatctgattcgatcagatagggatctgtcagctggtcgatctaatggcaaatcgaccagtgtatggctaccttaagtctcTCTCTGTAGATCAAGGAAAAAGGGGTTAACacctctccaccaagggtggatatgtataatgtagtatggatacagaggtgccagaaggataaaaagctaaaacgtttaaaagtgaGGAGGTAGTGGAGGACATGCCACCTCcgagcagacacaagaaaatgccaaTCAGTTTTCAGCAAAACAATTAATTTACATGCTCCAGTAAAATGCGTGTTTTGTGGGAGTGATTAGCTTCCTGAGGCAAGAAGATGGAGCATATCCTGTGGGTAGAGACAGATGGCTAAGTAAGACTTTGCtcgtgtgagaacactcacatagtgcaacattgctcaagcgcttttaaagctattttactcgccagagcttaaaaaaaacgctcttagtgtgaacaagcctttaGTGTTGTGAGATGGCCAACAGGCTCAAAGTGCCTTTAAAACCCTGTATAGAAGTCTAAGTAGTGTGTGTGGGTATCCCTTGGGGGTTTTCTTTCTCTCTCATCAAAATGAGGTTGACTAGTAGTTGCTACAGTGCATATTTTCTTTGGCATGAGTTGGAGCCCCcatctgttcccctgtgcatTGGCTAAGCGTAGCATGCCAGTTTTGCTAACCTCTCCAATGTAGCCAGTGTAGACCTAAAAATGAGTCctattaaagtgggcctgaactcagaccatctctgctctaaaagaggcATAACATTTAGACAAAACctttgatacaaatcctaaaataaacgtgcagtttctgcttcctgattcatggaagcagacatattgtttacagcctgtgctttcaaatgagcttatctgccataggcagtcatgtgacacaggagagggatcaaattacagcttgtaattagacacaaatgaggcggAATAGTCAGCTGAAACGCTCtcaaaatgcatacagggtgcatttctcgttttttctcctgtgcaagagttccggtccactttaTTACAACCCACGTATTGTCTGCAGTCCACTGCTATTGGTAAATGATATGAACTTGCCTCATTACAGTGCAATGTTCTAAGGATCACGCTTTGATTTGCATGTGTATTAAatcctatttattttttctttagacCAATGAAGAATTCAAACTGCAGGTGAATGGTTACAAACATATGCCCAATAAGACCAGCAAATATGTATTTATGGAGCCAGCTAACTATGAGGCACCCAAGCAGGTTGACTGGCGTGAAAAAGGCTTTGTGACTGATGTCAAAGATCAGGTATCtaaacacatctggctatgcaaACATGTATGATTTAAGATTACAGCTGCACGATTTACTAAAACTTGTGTGTTCTGTTTAGGGTCAGTGTGGCTCATGCTGGGCTTTCAGTGCCACTGGTGCATTGGAAGGACAGCACTTCAGAAAGTATGGAAAACTGGTGTCACTAAGCGAACAAAACCTTGTTGACTGCTCTAGACCAGAAGGCAATGAAGGCTGCAATGGAGGTCTGATGGATCAGGCTTTCCAGTATGTTGTTGACAGCAAAGGCATTGATTCTGAAGAATCCTATCCATACACTGCTAAGGTAAGAAAATGGTCCAGAAATAACTGGGTTTGGCATGTCTGCAGC contains:
- the CTSL gene encoding procathepsin L; its protein translation is MVLFVVAIGLCLATGFAFPHNDPAIMDETWGIFTRMYNKKYSEREVIVRRTIWEKNAYKIMKHNMEYREGKHTYTLAMNQFGDLTNEEFKLQVNGYKHMPNKTSKYVFMEPANYEAPKQVDWREKGFVTDVKDQGQCGSCWAFSATGALEGQHFRKYGKLVSLSEQNLVDCSRPEGNEGCNGGLMDQAFQYVVDSKGIDSEESYPYTAKDEQDCKFDPANIAANDTGFVDIESGNEKHLMTAVASVGPISVAIDAGHESFQFYERGIYYEPQCSSSELDHGVLVVGYGREGTDDGKKYWIVKNSWSTKWGDKGYIKIAKDKKNHCGIATSASYPSV